A stretch of the Chelonoidis abingdonii isolate Lonesome George chromosome 11, CheloAbing_2.0, whole genome shotgun sequence genome encodes the following:
- the LOC142047491 gene encoding IgGFc-binding protein-like, translating into MINEQPKCVPVSRGTCWAGGYFHYRTFDGWAYDFHGNCTYTVAKTCRDAAGLPSFHVMVKSENSGNTQVFYIGSVTVQVDGVTVTAARAEAGFVWVNNIKAHLPISLNNGALRLYQSGTSLILRTDFNIRVYYDWNNHLRVTIPNDFSDSLCGLCGNYNGDPSDDFRTPDGDLAPSVTALEKSWAVEDEDQFCWHDCIGGCRPCDPSITKKYKEEALCGLITKVSDGPFSQCHSKVDPTVYFDNCVYDLCHNNGYRKALCEALKAYVDACQLEGVRIGEWRQLARCSMECPMENSQYQLCGTACPATCVDQSAPSSCQDPCVESCQCKDGFMLSQGKCIPKSSCGCQFEGRPYAPNESFWVDEACGTRCICNATTRQVECVAATCKHLEGCGLVNGVRGCYPSSYATCSVTRNLHYATFDGQRYDFQGTCRYQLTALCKKAEGLVNFEVYFQENSTSPLQIKVYQTKLKISNQFPGKVLMNGFLINLPFNLNDKKITVYRKGWATVIQADFGLTVTFAGWSGRITVTLPATYAGTVCGLCGNFNKDREDDLLMRDGTLASSPVSFGQSWKVGDLPGCSAVMIPPCTNIEAIEKEQRGSRGQCGIILDKNGPFRGCHSKVDPHGYFVDCVYSYCVLSERDSNICQAVAGYAEACQEAGAIVHPWRTTKFCSPSCPPKSHYKFCSSSCDLTCSNLYAPVKCTTQCKEGCVCDEDFVLSGDHCVPFSQCGCLHRGLYYQAGETFHPSGSCEEQCVCQAGGEVVCKAFSCGSGEQCGVVDGIQKCHTFGFATCSASGRPHYLSFDGVPFDFQGTCTYILAETCTDASDLTPFTISVEKEDWDSRNVSVAKLVSIQVYGITLTLLWSKPG; encoded by the exons ATGATAAATGAGCAGCCAAAGTGTGTGCCGGTCTCTCGGGGCACGTGCTGGGCTGGGGGATACTTTCATTACCGAACCTTCGATGGATGGGCGTACGATTTCCATGGCAACTGCACCTACACCGTGGCCAAGACCTGCAGGGATGCCGCTGGCCTGCCCTCCTTCCATGTCATGGTCAAGAGCGAGAACAGTGGGAACACACAGGTCTTCTACATTGGATCAGTGACTGTCCAGGTGGATGGAGTCACTGTCACCGcagccagggctgaagctggcTTTGTGTGG GTGAATAATATCAAGGCTCACTTACCCATCTCCCTGAACAACGGGGCCCTTCGGCTCTATCAGAGCGGCACCTCCCTCATCCTCCGCACCGACTTCAACATCAGGGTGTACTATGACTGGAACAACCACCTAAGGGTTACCATCCCTAATGACTTCTCCGACAGCCTGTGCGGCCTGTGCGGCAACTATAACGGGGACCCCTCCGATGACTTCCGGACCCCGGATGGGGATCTGGCTCCCAGTGTCACCGCCTTGGAGAAAAGCTGGGCAGTGGAAGATGAGGATCAGTTTTGCTGGCACGATTGCATTGGAGGTTGCAGACCCTGTGACCCCAGCATAACCAAAAAGTACAAGGAGGAGGCCTTGTGCGGCCTGATAACTAAGGTCTCAGATGGGCCCTTCAGTCAGTGCCACAGCAAGGTGGATCCTACAGTCTACTTTGACAACTGCGTGTACGATCTGTGCCACAACAACGGCTACAGGAAGGCCCTGTGTGAGGCCCTGAAGGCCTACGTGGATGCCTGCCAGCTGGAGGGGGTCAGGATTGGGGAATGGAGGCAGCTGGCCAGATGCT CCATGGAGTGCCCCATGGAGAACAGCCAGTACCAGCTCTGTGGAACAGCCTGCCCTGCCACATGTGTGGACCAGTCAGCCCCCAGCAGCTGCCAAGACCCCTGTGTGGAAAGCTGCCAGTGTAAGGATGGTTTTATGCTGAGTCAGGGCAAATGCATCCCCAAGAGCAGTTGTGGGTGCCAGTTTGAAGGGCGCCCCTATGCCCCCAATGAGAGCTTCTGGGTCGATGAGGCATGTGGAACACGGTGCATATGCAATGCAACCACTAGACAAGTCGAATGCGTGGCTGCTAcatgcaaacacttggaagggtGTGGGCTAGTGAATGGCGTACGGGGCTGTTACCCCTCCAGCTACGCCACCTGCTCTGTGACAAGAAATCTGCACTATGCCACCTTTGATGGACAGAGATATGACTTCCAAGGCACCTGCCGCTACCAGCTCACGGCTCTTTGCAAGAAGGCAGAGGGACTGGTGAACTTTGAGGTCTATTTCCAGGAGAACAGTACCTCTCCTCTACAGATCAAGGTGTATCAGACCAAACTCAAGATCAGCAATCAATTCCCTGGGAAAGTCCTG ATGAATGGTTTCCTGATTAACCTTCCCTTTAACCTCAATGATAAGAAAATCACTGTGTATAGAAAGGGCTGGGCCACAGTGATCCAAGCAGACTTTGGCCTCACTGTTACTTTTGCCGGGTGGTCAGGACGCATCACGGTCACCCTGCCAGCGACCTATGCAGGAACCGTGTGTGGTCTGTGTGGCAACTTCAACAAGGACAGGGAGGACGACTTGCTCATGAGGGATGGCACACTGGCATCAAGCCCAGTCAGCTTTGGCCAGAGTTGGAAGGTGGGCGACCTCCCAGGATGCTCTGCAGTAATGATACCACCATGCACAAATATAGAGGCAATTGAAAAGGAACAACGAGGTAGCAGAGGGCAGTGTGGGATCATCCTAGACAAGAATGGCCCCTTCAGAGGATGTCACAGCAAAGTGGACCCCCATGGATACTTCGTAGACTGCGTGTACAGCTATTGTGTCCTCAGTGAGCGGGACAGTAACATCTGCCAGGCCGTTGCTGGCTATGCTGAGGCATGTCAGGAAGCTGGAGCTATAGTGCATCCCTGGAGGACTACGAAATTTTGCT CTCCGTCTTGTCCCCCAAAAAGTCACTAcaaattctgcagcagcagctgtgatcTGACATGCAGCAACCTCTATGCCCCGGTGAAATGCACAACCCAGTGTAAAGAAGGCTGCGTGTGTGATGAGGactttgttctcagtggtgaccaCTGTGTCCCCTTTTCCCAGTGTGGATGCCTCCACAGGGGACTTTACTACCAGGCCGGGGAGACCTTCCACCCGAGTGGTTCATGCGAGGAGCAGTGCGTGTGTCAGGCTGGTGGGGAAGTTGTGTGTAAGGCATTCTCCTGCGGCTCTGGTGAGCAATGCGGGGTGGTGGACGGCATCCAGAAATGTCACACATTTGGATTTGCCACCTGTTCTGCCTCTGGCCGTCCCCATTACCTCTCTTTCGACGGGGTCCCCTTTGACTTCCAAGGCACCTGCACCTACATCCTGGCCGAGACCTGCACCGATGCCAGTGACCTTACACCATTCACTATCAGTGTAGAGAAAGAAGATTGGGACAGTAGGAATGTGTCCGTGGCCAAGCTGGTGTCCATTCAGGTGTATGGCATCACACTCACCCTGCTGTGGAGCAAACCAGGATGA